From Ciona intestinalis unplaced genomic scaffold, KH HT000824.1, whole genome shotgun sequence:
GTCTGATAAATAATGGGGCAATTAACACCGATTcttgattattttgtttgtaaaacagTGACACGGGTTCAATAATGGcaagaatttttaaagaagAACTAATAGATCGTTTTTACCATGAAAAATTTTGGGTTTAATCTGTTTAATCTTTAAAGTtcacaattttataaaacagtagtTAAAATAGAATACTTTACATTCTGCCTTGCAGTGACAGAATGTTTGGTAATTATTCGTTAACTTACTTGAAGGACATGGATCTGGGGGGAGGGCGGTCGACAAGCACGAAAAGCCCGCCGGGCATTGTGTGCAAGTTGCGTTACCAGCTAATGAGTATGTGCCACCAACACAAGCTATCTCACCAAACCTATGGTGGGGAAATAAATGCTGTTGTTATACTTATATACTACttatatacataacataatattcTATTTATCTCTTAATATACCATAGCAAAGgtcaaattaaattaaacaatgaaggtaataacattaacaacaaaacgacagtcgttaaaatacgttatgggtaaaaactacttgagaaaaagtgtcaaataaaaaacttggctgtcaaacttaaaatacaacaaactCACAGTGGGTTgtagttgaataaataatattaagatgtaattggaagaaaagtgtcTGTAAGGACATTATGTAGAAAAAGCTACAAAGTATTCTTTATGCAAAGTAGGTAAACCATACTTATCATTAAACTTACGTTGGATCTGAGCACTCGTACCCAGCTGGGCACTCTAGACACGATTGATGGTCAACAGATGATATTCTGTCGAGCGGACACAATGTGCACGAGGTTGCATTCTCTGATGATATGTAACCTGGACCGCATTGAATTGGGGGGAGGCTTGGGTTGGAACATGATGAACCTGTGGTATATGGAAATAAGTAAAAGGAAAcctatttatcttcgcatgacggggcaacgacagttgttacaacacgggtgttctgtttcgtacacctttTGTTCGCTGCATGTTTTATTCAGTGACAACAACAAGAGCCACATTTGTGAAAGTGATATTATAATtttctgattttgtttttaattatatttaaattttccttGAAGTCTAATGTAGAAAATAACCGTAAAACTTTGAGCCCAAACCACAGTTGTAATACTGTGTAATATGAGCCATTAGATAGTGCTGTATATACAAACCTGCAGGGCATGGGGTACACACTGGTTGGCCTTGAGATGAAGCATAATATCCAGGTTGGCAGGTCGTGCAATCCTCCACACCCGATGCACTGGAAGTACCAACAGGACATAATGTTGTGGAATCCCGTGTTGGACATTCACTTCCAGCTGGGCAGTCCACACATATTGTTCGCCCTGTGTTTTGGGGTGGAGATTAAATCAATGGTTTCATTTGTAAGGTTAATGATAGGAACCTATTTATTGTCATATGATAACAACCCATTACTTTGGCAGGCTGCCTTGGCTTATGCGTCTCTAGGCAAAACACTGGCAGGGTATTACtagaaatcttatataatCCTCACATCAcaagaaatgaataaaaatctGTTCTATTTGGACAAGGTCTTACAGAGAGGCATGCCAAGAGACCTGGAATGCAGGCCAGAATTGGGCTATCACCCCTAATCACGATATCATATTATTCTACCTGCTGGGCTCCAGTTTCCATTAGTGCAAGGTTGTGGGGGTTGGGCTGGGTCTGCACATGAGTACCCAGCTGGACACAAAGTGCACGAAGCGCTCCTTGACGTCGAATATTGCCCGAGGGAA
This genomic window contains:
- the LOC108950758 gene encoding multiple epidermal growth factor-like domains protein 6, with the protein product CTGGAGSAKQPCSSGSYNDQTNQSDTSACILCHAGTFSATPGAESCTPCTAGTFCVQGSSTEVSCSLGQYSTSRSASCTLCPAGYSCADPAQPPQPCTNGNWSPAGRTICVDCPAGSECPTRDSTTLCPVGTSSASGVEDCTTCQPGYYASSQGQPVCTPCPAGSSCSNPSLPPIQCGPGYISSENATSCTLCPLDRISSVDHQSCLECPAGYECSDPTFGEIACVGGTYSLAGNATCTQCPAGFSCLSTALPPDPCPSNEYSPAGQTSCTLCAAGFSCSTRSTTICAQGTYSALGDSTCQSCPAGSRCPAGSSTPIKCGS